The proteins below are encoded in one region of Conger conger chromosome 17, fConCon1.1, whole genome shotgun sequence:
- the sugt1 gene encoding protein SGT1 homolog isoform X1, translating to MASERSFPDSFIDEDPKKALEELNGALGQTSDNAEWLCQRAYAHILLKNYSSAVDDAKKALVLSPSFALAFMRTGIAEYHLENFPSSHEAFVQGQNVDGADGAFAVWIKRCEERMALGSHNGTSHTQETAPQVKHDWYQTESHVIVTVMVKNVKKEEVSVKFEEKELSAAVKLPSGEDWHLKIPLLHPVVAQQSTFKVLSTKVEIKMKKTEALRWEKLEGEGTLPNVKHFTPNQYPSSSHCTRNWDKVVGDIKEEEKNEKLEGDAALNKLFQQIYSDGSDEVKRAMNKSFMESGGTVLSTNWMDVGKRTVEVSPPDDGEFKKF from the exons ATGGCAAGCGAAAG gAGTTTCCCTGACAGCTTCATAGATGAGGACCCTAAGAAAGCTCTTGAG GAGCTGAACGGGGCACTGGGACAGACGTCTGACAATGCGGAATGGCTGTGCCAGCGTGCATATGCGCATATTTTACTCAAGAACTACAGCA GCGCTGTTGATGATGCTAAAAAAGCCCTGGTCCTCAGTCCCAGCTTTGCTCTTGCCTTCATGAGAACAGG AATTGCGGAGTACCATTTGGAAAACTTCCCATCGTCACACGAGGCCTTCGTCCAAGGGCAGAATGTGGACG GAGCGGACGGAGCGTTTGCGGTCTGGATCAAGCGCTGTGAGGAGAGGATGGCAT TGGGGAGTCACAATGGAACATCACACACG CAGGAGACGGCGCCGCAGGTAAA GCACGACTGGTACCAAACAGAATCCCATGTCATCGTCACGGTGATGGTGAAGAATGTGAAGAAGGAGGAAGTCAGCGTCAAGTTTGAAGAGAAAGAG CTCTCGGCCGCGGTGAAGCTGCCGTCGGGAGAAGACTGGCACCTGAAGATCCCCCTCCTGCATCCAGTGGTCGCCCAACAGAGCACCTTCAAAGTCCTCTCCACCAAG GTGGAGATTAAGATGAAGAAGACTGAGGCTCTGCGGTGGGAGAAGCTGGAAGGGGAGGGGACTCTGCCCAACGTCAAGCACTTCACCCCGA ACCAGTACCCCTCGTCCTCCCATTGCACGCGGAACTGGGACAAGGTTGTGGGCGACatcaaggaggaggagaagaacgaGAAGCTGGAGGGAGACGCGGCCCTCAACAAGCTGTTCCAGCAGATCTACTCGGACGGCTCGGACGAAGTCAAGCGCGCCATGAACAAGTCCTTT ATGGAGTCTGGCGGGACGGTCCTGAGCACGAACTGGATGGACGTGGGCAAGAGGACGGTGGAGGTGAGCCCTCCGGACGACGGCGAGTTTAAGAAGTTCTGA
- the sugt1 gene encoding protein SGT1 homolog isoform X2, translating into MASERSFPDSFIDEDPKKALEELNGALGQTSDNAEWLCQRAYAHILLKNYSSAVDDAKKALVLSPSFALAFMRTGIAEYHLENFPSSHEAFVQGQNVDGADGAFAVWIKRCEERMALGSHNGTSHTETAPQVKHDWYQTESHVIVTVMVKNVKKEEVSVKFEEKELSAAVKLPSGEDWHLKIPLLHPVVAQQSTFKVLSTKVEIKMKKTEALRWEKLEGEGTLPNVKHFTPNQYPSSSHCTRNWDKVVGDIKEEEKNEKLEGDAALNKLFQQIYSDGSDEVKRAMNKSFMESGGTVLSTNWMDVGKRTVEVSPPDDGEFKKF; encoded by the exons ATGGCAAGCGAAAG gAGTTTCCCTGACAGCTTCATAGATGAGGACCCTAAGAAAGCTCTTGAG GAGCTGAACGGGGCACTGGGACAGACGTCTGACAATGCGGAATGGCTGTGCCAGCGTGCATATGCGCATATTTTACTCAAGAACTACAGCA GCGCTGTTGATGATGCTAAAAAAGCCCTGGTCCTCAGTCCCAGCTTTGCTCTTGCCTTCATGAGAACAGG AATTGCGGAGTACCATTTGGAAAACTTCCCATCGTCACACGAGGCCTTCGTCCAAGGGCAGAATGTGGACG GAGCGGACGGAGCGTTTGCGGTCTGGATCAAGCGCTGTGAGGAGAGGATGGCAT TGGGGAGTCACAATGGAACATCACACACG GAGACGGCGCCGCAGGTAAA GCACGACTGGTACCAAACAGAATCCCATGTCATCGTCACGGTGATGGTGAAGAATGTGAAGAAGGAGGAAGTCAGCGTCAAGTTTGAAGAGAAAGAG CTCTCGGCCGCGGTGAAGCTGCCGTCGGGAGAAGACTGGCACCTGAAGATCCCCCTCCTGCATCCAGTGGTCGCCCAACAGAGCACCTTCAAAGTCCTCTCCACCAAG GTGGAGATTAAGATGAAGAAGACTGAGGCTCTGCGGTGGGAGAAGCTGGAAGGGGAGGGGACTCTGCCCAACGTCAAGCACTTCACCCCGA ACCAGTACCCCTCGTCCTCCCATTGCACGCGGAACTGGGACAAGGTTGTGGGCGACatcaaggaggaggagaagaacgaGAAGCTGGAGGGAGACGCGGCCCTCAACAAGCTGTTCCAGCAGATCTACTCGGACGGCTCGGACGAAGTCAAGCGCGCCATGAACAAGTCCTTT ATGGAGTCTGGCGGGACGGTCCTGAGCACGAACTGGATGGACGTGGGCAAGAGGACGGTGGAGGTGAGCCCTCCGGACGACGGCGAGTTTAAGAAGTTCTGA